TTTGAGAGGCCTTATGTCCAGGCTTCGATTGCCGTTGGAGGGAACATGCTTTGGATTATTAGAAGACATGTTATACCAAACATGAGCCATATAACCATAGCGAGTCTAACATATCTGCTGGGTATTTCTATTGTTAGCGAGTCTATAATGAGTTTTCTGGGCCTTGGCGATCAAAGATTCTTTAGCTGGGGTATGATCTTCTACTATGCTTTTATCCAGGGTGCTATCTACTACGGCTTATGGCAATGGATATTGGCACCAGCCCTTATAATAACCCTCGTGGTATATGTGTTGTTCAAAAGCACAGAGGATCTGTTGGCTAGATAGCTATGTAGAACTACTAGAATATTAAGGCTGCGAGCCAATACCTCTGGGGCGCTATTTATGAGGGTAGTTATAAGGCATGTCATAACCGTTGGAAGGAGATCCCTGGCCATTGTTATTCCAAAAAGATGGGCAGTAGCCCTAGGGCTCAGGAAGGGTGATAAGGTTGCTGTTAAGTTGAATAGAAATAGATCTATAGTTATCCGCCCTGTAGCCAATGCTGAGGATAGAGAAGAGGTCGATGTTAAATGCCCTGACATAGAGGGAGCCTCTATCGATGAAAAAATAACTGTGAAGGAGATGCTATCTGCATATATTCTAGGGCTATCATCTAAATGCATTGGAGCGGGGCTAGGCCTTAAAATCCAAGGGCTTATATCTAGCCCCTCAAAAAAGGACGAGGTAGATATAGATAGCTTCATTGAAAAGGCCCTGGATCATGCCGAGGATGCTGTAGAAACTCTTAATAGATTTGTAAGGGATTTCGACGAGAAATACGCAGAGAAGATCCACGAGATCGAGGATAAAATGGATCTCCTGTTCTATTCATTCATAAGGATCTCCGCACAGAACGTAATTGAGAGCCTCAGCAGGGGTATCGGGGCGAGAGATATTGCGTGGCATATGCTCAACGCAATCCTGATAAAAACCCTCGAGGATCTCATAGATTCCATAGATAGGCTTATATGGAGAATCCATGATTCTAGAGCCTCCTCCAGAGAGCTAGTCGAAATCATATCCAACATAGAGCGTCTAACAAGAGATATAGTAAGCTGTATAAGATATCCATGCGATAGCAATGAGGTGAAGGATTATTATGATAAGATGCTGATAATTAAGAGGATATTGAGAGAAAAAATGATCTTCTCCCCCCAACCTATACAGCCCGCCTTAGCCGAGGTTGTATCTATAGTTAATTCAATAGAAGATCTGATAGAGATCACTCTCGCAGCATCTATTAAAAAGATCGTGGATATCAGCGCTGAGAACCGGTTGAATCACGGGAAATATGGGGAGGGATAGGATGTCACACAATAGCCATAGATCCTGCCCAGGGAATGATGCATACCTCAGGCGACTAAAGTTATTAGAATACCGTAGATCTTTTTGAACAGCGTATCAAAGGGCTATCTCCCCCATGACAACCCTTTTCATAGCACCCGTTGCGCGGGGCACGTTATTTGGGATCCCGCTGAGGGTCTCATGTGCTAGTACCGCCATTCCAAGCGCTTCCTTGTACTTAGAGTCTATCCCAAGATCCTCGTGCCCCAGCATTTTCAGGTTAAGCATTCTAAACTCTCTCTCAAGCCACTTCATCATGGTCTTGTTCCTCGTCCCGCCTCCTCCAACTATTACCTCCTCTATATTGATGTAGGGTAGGATATAGCGTTTATAATTATATACTATGCTCTTCACCGTAAACATTGTAAGTGTCGCAACTATGTCCTCTCTAGAGAGACCCTTGGAAATGCCCTTCTCAATTATCTTCATAGTCATTTCCCTGCCGAAAACCTCCCTACCAGTTGTCTTCGGAGGAGGGGCCGAGATATATGGGTGGCCCATAAGCTCTTCCAAGAGCTCATCGTCTGGAGTCCCCCTTGAAGCTATCTCCCCGTTAGGATCGTAGCTAAGGTCTCTATACAACATTGACACAGCATAGTCTATCAAGGTATTTCCAGGCCCTGTGTCAAAGGCGTATACATCCTCTAGCGAAGCATTTGGAGGCAGGACAGTAACATTGGCTATCCCTCCTATATTCTGGATAGCCCTACCTATTGATGGGTGTGTAAAGAGGACATAGTCAACATAGGCTATTATAGGCGCACCATGACCTCCAACCGCTATATCTCTAGCCCTGAAATTACCCACAGTTATAACACCTGTGTGCTCAGCAATAACCTGTAAGGAACCCACTTGGAGGGAGCATCTAGTCTCGAAACCACCGCATCTCACCAGCTCTGGATAGTGGTATATAGTCTGCCCGTGAGAGCCTATGAGATCCACATCATCACGGCTAAGATTGGAGGTGCTTATCACATCCTTAAAAGCCTTAGAGAAGAACCTTGCCACTAGGAAGTTAAGGACACATATATCCCTAACACTCCCAGATGTGATAGAGCTTAGCACAAACCCCCTGAGATCTTCTGGATACGGAACAACACCTGAGACTAACATTCTATGCTTAATATTCCTTCCATGCCCCTCCAGCTCCACTATAGCTACATCAACACCATCAGCACTGGTGCCTGAAATAAGCCCTGCAACAATTCTCCTCTCAAGCCCGATCTTCCTAACCAACCTATCAACAAGGTTCATAGTAGCCCTCAATATGTAAGGCGCAGGGACATAAGTAGAATTAGATATATGATCTTAGATATTTTAAAGATTAAGATATATCTTCCTCGAGAATCTGCGGTGGAGGCGCTGATAGATGCCTCATCTCGAAGAAGCAGATCCCGAGGAGCTGGGTTTCTCTGGAGATAGGCTTAGAAGGGCTATTGAGTATATATGTGGATATGCACATAGAAGGCTTATCCCAGGAATAGAGGTTCTTGTAGTAAGAAGGGGTAAGGTAGCTATTCACGAGGCATGTGGATATGCCCAGATAGAGCCTATTGAAAGGCCTCTAAGACGTGGAATGCTATTTGACCTAGCATCTCTTACAAAACCGATAGCAGGTTCACTAGTAGCTGGGCAGCTCGTTGCAGAGGGTATTATACATCTTAAACAGAGAGTCTCGGAGATCCTTCCAGAATTCTCTAAAACCCCTGCTGGCTATAATGAGATTAAGGATAGAGTGAGGATATGGATGCTCCTAGCACACTCGTCAGGTCTCCCACCATGGCTTCCCCTATATAGATCTACAAGCGATAGGGAGGAGATCCTAATGGAGGCTGTAAGGAGTTTCCCAATCTATGAGCCCGGGACAAAGGCGATCTACAGCGATATAGGATATATGGTTTTCACAAAACTTGTTGAGGAGCTCACCAGCGAGAAATTTGATCATCTATTCTACAGCTTAGTTGCGAAGAGACTAGGTCTAAAGCTAACGCTCTATAACCCCTTAGAAGCAGACATAGATCAAAATAACATAGTATCAACCGAGGCAACCGAACATGGAGGCGTCCTCACAGGGATTGTACATGATGAAAATGCCAGAGCTATGGGGGGTGTATCTGCCCATGCCGGGCTGTTCTCGACTGCTGAGGAGGTGGGGCTTCTGGGATATGAGATCCTTAGGGCATATCGCGGTGAATCAGATCTCCTCCTCCCCCCAGCATATGCTAGATCCATGCTTAGAAAATGGATCTGTGGGGATCGGTGTTACGGGCTTGGATGGTGGATCTACGATAGAAGATCTATTGAAGCCGGAGGAGATCTTCTGGTTAAGGGATTCGGGCATACGGGATTCACAGGAACATCCCTATGGATCGATCCTATACTCGATATCGTGATCGTGATCCTAACTAACAGGGTTCACCCAAAGAGAGATAACCATTATATCAACCTGCTACGGCCTATCGCACATAATATGATAATCTCATCCGTCAAAGCCAATAGATCCTCCAACATAGCTGAAAAACCATAGCAGGGAAATAGCCTGGTAGAACAAAGTTTCACAGGATACTGGCTATAGAGCTCATGGTGATGCCCTTGAAATATCAACAAAAATGATAAGCCCCTATCCAGAGCTGAGAGGGTTAAAGCCATATCTAGAACCTTCTGGTAACGACATAAGGTGCCCTGCTATATATCACAATTGTTTCCTCGAACTGGGCTACCTGACCCCCTGCTATCTCTGTTAGCACTGGGTATGGGTGTAATGCGCCCTTTGCCCTTAACCTATCCAGGATCTTTTCTATATCCCTTCCTAGATCTGAGAGCCATCTTCCACAGAAGGGTAGTCCTTTAAACCTTGTTGATGCTTCTCTAAGAACTCTCTCCTCGCTCTCCGATGCTTTGATCTTTGTCTTTTTAACTGAGTATATCGTGACTAGATTCTCCTCAGCAACCATACCGGCTCCATTTGTTATGAATGGCTCCAGAGCATATACTCCTCCATCTCTGAATTTCCATGGCATGAAGCTTTCTGGATAGTTTGGTATGGATTCCCCTGCATGTATTCTATATCTATCGATTCTATGCCCGCTGAGATTTCTAATGGGTTTTAAGGAGTATCTCCTCGCCGTTTCCTCAACAACCCTTCCAACCTCTCTGAAAGATGTTCCAGGGGCTATCTTTTGGAGAGCTTTCTCGAGGGCTTCTCTCGCAGCATTTAGTATCACAGCATAGTCACCCCCAAGGTCTATTGTAATAGCTGTATCAACTATATATCCGTCGACATGGACGCCGAAATCCACCTTAACAAGCCCCTTCTCAGGGAAAACACTTGGATCCCCTACAATTGGGGTGTAATGGGCTGCAACAGATCCTATGGATATATTCACAGGAAATGCTGGCTCCCCACCATAATATCTTATCAAACCCTCTATCCTCTCAGCAACCTCCACCAGCCTAGCCCCCGGAGCAACGATCCTTGGGATCTCCTCTTTCACCTTAACAGCTATCCTACCAGCCTCTAGGTATTTCTTGAACTCCTCCTCAGTCAGCCCAACCACCTGGCCTAACTATATTATTTTTTCAACTCTATATAGCTATAATAGATCAGATTTTTGATCTGTCACCTTAATAACCTCAGATCGCCACTCTTAGAACTCTTCAAACTAATCCGGATAAGTCATATAAGCACTTGGCCTTTGGCTGCTGTTTTGGTTTTATGTTGGTTTATGTTTGTTGATAGCGTTCTTGGGTGGTGCTTATGATCTTTTCTGCTATAAATAGGTATTGAGGCTGACACTATGAACTCGATGAGCAATGCGAGAGGGAGGAGGGCACCCAATGAAGCCCCATGACCCCGAGGGGAGGCTAGCTCCTGTAGGCGGCATAGGGAGCAGACAGAGGGTAAGGGGGGCGAGCGGCGATACCAAACAACATGAACCGCAATGAAGACATGACCCCTAGCTAGATTAGAGACATTGATAGGGCGATATCTAGTTAAACCAAAAGTATAGCGATGAGGAAGAGGTCAGGTTGTATATAATAGCTGTTACGAGCTTATCACGTGTTTAAGTTTCCCTTAACGACTCCCCTATTGGTGTAGATAGTGTATAATATGCAAGTAACAGGCACCCCAACAGGGGATTCTACGGTTTTCCTTATATTCTGGATCATAATAAATATACTTTGGTTCATGCTTCTATTCACAGATCTCCCTGATAGGATTAGGATCTATAGGTGGGATAGGATCATAAGGTTTAGGCTATCACAGATCGAGGGGATGGCTCTGGAGACTCGAAAAGCTTCCGAGGAATATTTGAGAGAGATAGGTGTGAAAGATCCCAGTGGGTTGATAGATGGCTTCATAAACAATAACTTCCTCATAGAACCGGTTTCTATAGAGCCGACGGATATTATAAAGAGGCTGGGGCATCTGATAAGAGTGAGGGATGATAAGATAAAGAGCTATACATCCTCGATCTCGCAGGGCTTGGACAAGGCTAAAAGAGATAATATAGCAGTTATCCTCGAGATAAACTGGGTCTTCAACCTAGTCTACAGGGTTATTAGACATTACTATCTACTGGGTAAGAAGACGCAGAACTGGATCTTGCTAACACAGCTTGTAATCCTCCTCCCAGGGCTCATCAAGGAGCTAGAGGCATATAAGAAAGCTGTAGAACCCTTCAAGCTAGGGATACCTGTGGGGGATTCTGCAGGCCCTATGGTGGTATCTCTTCTAGCCCCCAACGCCGAGAGGATCGCAATAGCTGAGGAGACGGTATATAGCGTGACAGATATAGAAGGTAGAAAAGTATATCTCGTGAAAGCAGAGGGGCCGGGAGGCACTGTTGGTAGGCCTGGCGAGGCTGTTGCAAAGCTAGTTGATCAGCTTGGATGCAACATCTCTCGAATAATAACTGTGGACGCAGCCCTCAAGCTAGAGGGTGAGAAGAGCGGGGAGGTTGCAGAGGGTACTGGAGCTGCGATAGGCGATCCAGGTCCTGAGAAGATAGCTATTGAGAGGGCCGCGATCAAATGCAACATACCCCTAGACGCTGTTATTGTGAAGATGAGCTCCGAAGAAGCTATAACGCATATGACAAAGGAGATCTACGAGGGGGTGGTTAAAGCTGCAGAGGTTGTTAAAAAGATTATTAGGGAGAAGACAAAAGAAGGAGATATAGTTTTGGTAGCTGGCATAGGGAATACGGTTGGGGTTCTATAGCTTTCGAAAACATTTCCATATACAATATACAATCCGAAACCCAAATTCGTGTGAGGAGGGTTGCCCCCATTATCTTCTAATAAATTCTGTATAGTGGCATTTACCACAGTACCACCTCTCACCGCCGGGTTTGTAATAGCCCATCATAGATCCGCATCTTGGGCATTGCTTGTTTTTAGGCTTGATAGTCCCCTTCGACGGATCTATTGTGTAGAGAGAGGATCTAAATCTCTTACCCTTCTCCTTACTCATTAACCCCCACCCTTCTCCTCCTTCTTCTCAGATCTCTGCAGGAGATATTTCGGTTCAAATCTTTCGAGAGTAGCTCGATCTCTATATATATGTACCCATGCCTTTGATGAGTCCTTCCCATATTCTGTCTCTATCCTTCTAACAACAACAAGGCTTTTATCAACACCGAGGAGCTTCGAAACAGCCTCAATCACATCGAGTCTCGATGGGGTTCCCTTATTCCTATGCTCTATCCTTAGCACAGCCTCCTTCCTCTGGATAACCTTGTTCTCCTTCTGCGAAACCAACACATAGATCCCGCTGTCGAGTTTCGCCACAGGGCCCTGCTGACTCTCCACAGCCATTTCAACCGCCTATGGATAGTATAACTGCTGGCTTATTAGCAATAAAGATATAAGCACTCATAAGGATACCAATTGGTGAGAATATGGTTAACGTGGGGGAAAAGGCTCCTGACTTCGAGCTACTAGACACAGATCTTAAGAAGAGAAGACTCTCAGAGTTCCTTGCAAAGGGTAGATATGTGGTTCTAGCATTCTTCCCCGGAGCATTTACATCAGTATGCACAAAGGAGATGTGCACATTCAGAGATAGAATGGCCAGGCTAAATAACCTAGATGCCGAGGTAATAGGTATAAGCGTTGACAGCCCATTCGCACAGAAAGCCTTTAAAGAGGCTAACATGCTTAACTTCACATTGCTAAGTGACTTCAACAGAGAGGTTATAGAGAAATACAATGTAGTCCTACCAGACCTCCTAGGCCTCGGCCTAAAGAAGCTAGCAAAAAGAGCAGTATTTATAATAGACCCCAAAGGCATAGTTGTATATAAATGGGTCTCAGAAGACCCAAGAGTAGAGCCAGACTATGATGAAATAGAAAGAGTTCTGGAGAGACTAAAGAAAGGAGGATCAGTTAAATAAAATGAATTCGATATATAGTTTTTTATCTTCTAGACGTCAACAAAATTCTCTACTAGAGCATTCGATCTCTATTAGCTCTATTATAGCCGAGATCCCAGAGAGACACACAGCTAAATATAACACAATTATATGATCTCTTATCCTCACTCTAGATACTGGGTTTACACCTAGGGAAGCCCCGCCTCCCAGGGCGGGGAGGAGGCCGGATCTAGTCCTTATTTTAAAAGAGGTTAGGCCTTCACATGTAATAGGTTTGGATAAAATACCTCTAGATCTACAGCTGTCTAGGATTATAATAGATCTTTATAGTATATATAGGATCTCCAGATCCACCTAGCTATTGGAGAGATCCTCCTTAAAAGATCCTCAGAGTCATTTGACCATATTAATACCTCATAGAATCCCTCTTCATATCCTAGGTGAGAGATACATGATAAAACGCTCTGGAGAGGCGTTTCAGAATCTGTGCTAAGTAGTATGGCACCTAGGGTAGATCTGCATCTATCCTCTAAAACCCATGAGCACCCTGTATAAGCTATAGCTAATAACGTGGTATGGATTCTGCAGATATAGGCCCTATCATATATAGAGTTGATTATATATCTTGTAGGTGCCCAT
This region of Sulfolobales archaeon genomic DNA includes:
- a CDS encoding serine hydrolase → MPHLEEADPEELGFSGDRLRRAIEYICGYAHRRLIPGIEVLVVRRGKVAIHEACGYAQIEPIERPLRRGMLFDLASLTKPIAGSLVAGQLVAEGIIHLKQRVSEILPEFSKTPAGYNEIKDRVRIWMLLAHSSGLPPWLPLYRSTSDREEILMEAVRSFPIYEPGTKAIYSDIGYMVFTKLVEELTSEKFDHLFYSLVAKRLGLKLTLYNPLEADIDQNNIVSTEATEHGGVLTGIVHDENARAMGGVSAHAGLFSTAEEVGLLGYEILRAYRGESDLLLPPAYARSMLRKWICGDRCYGLGWWIYDRRSIEAGGDLLVKGFGHTGFTGTSLWIDPILDIVIVILTNRVHPKRDNHYINLLRPIAHNMIISSVKANRSSNIAEKP
- a CDS encoding AbrB/MazE/SpoVT family DNA-binding domain-containing protein; amino-acid sequence: MRVVIRHVITVGRRSLAIVIPKRWAVALGLRKGDKVAVKLNRNRSIVIRPVANAEDREEVDVKCPDIEGASIDEKITVKEMLSAYILGLSSKCIGAGLGLKIQGLISSPSKKDEVDIDSFIEKALDHAEDAVETLNRFVRDFDEKYAEKIHEIEDKMDLLFYSFIRISAQNVIESLSRGIGARDIAWHMLNAILIKTLEDLIDSIDRLIWRIHDSRASSRELVEIISNIERLTRDIVSCIRYPCDSNEVKDYYDKMLIIKRILREKMIFSPQPIQPALAEVVSIVNSIEDLIEITLAASIKKIVDISAENRLNHGKYGEG
- the map gene encoding type II methionyl aminopeptidase, which produces MVGLTEEEFKKYLEAGRIAVKVKEEIPRIVAPGARLVEVAERIEGLIRYYGGEPAFPVNISIGSVAAHYTPIVGDPSVFPEKGLVKVDFGVHVDGYIVDTAITIDLGGDYAVILNAAREALEKALQKIAPGTSFREVGRVVEETARRYSLKPIRNLSGHRIDRYRIHAGESIPNYPESFMPWKFRDGGVYALEPFITNGAGMVAEENLVTIYSVKKTKIKASESEERVLREASTRFKGLPFCGRWLSDLGRDIEKILDRLRAKGALHPYPVLTEIAGGQVAQFEETIVIYSRAPYVVTRRF
- a CDS encoding DUF1512 domain-containing protein gives rise to the protein MQVTGTPTGDSTVFLIFWIIINILWFMLLFTDLPDRIRIYRWDRIIRFRLSQIEGMALETRKASEEYLREIGVKDPSGLIDGFINNNFLIEPVSIEPTDIIKRLGHLIRVRDDKIKSYTSSISQGLDKAKRDNIAVILEINWVFNLVYRVIRHYYLLGKKTQNWILLTQLVILLPGLIKELEAYKKAVEPFKLGIPVGDSAGPMVVSLLAPNAERIAIAEETVYSVTDIEGRKVYLVKAEGPGGTVGRPGEAVAKLVDQLGCNISRIITVDAALKLEGEKSGEVAEGTGAAIGDPGPEKIAIERAAIKCNIPLDAVIVKMSSEEAITHMTKEIYEGVVKAAEVVKKIIREKTKEGDIVLVAGIGNTVGVL
- a CDS encoding 30S ribosomal protein S24e, whose translation is MAVESQQGPVAKLDSGIYVLVSQKENKVIQRKEAVLRIEHRNKGTPSRLDVIEAVSKLLGVDKSLVVVRRIETEYGKDSSKAWVHIYRDRATLERFEPKYLLQRSEKKEEKGGG
- a CDS encoding anhydro-N-acetylmuramic acid kinase — protein: MNLVDRLVRKIGLERRIVAGLISGTSADGVDVAIVELEGHGRNIKHRMLVSGVVPYPEDLRGFVLSSITSGSVRDICVLNFLVARFFSKAFKDVISTSNLSRDDVDLIGSHGQTIYHYPELVRCGGFETRCSLQVGSLQVIAEHTGVITVGNFRARDIAVGGHGAPIIAYVDYVLFTHPSIGRAIQNIGGIANVTVLPPNASLEDVYAFDTGPGNTLIDYAVSMLYRDLSYDPNGEIASRGTPDDELLEELMGHPYISAPPPKTTGREVFGREMTMKIIEKGISKGLSREDIVATLTMFTVKSIVYNYKRYILPYINIEEVIVGGGGTRNKTMMKWLEREFRMLNLKMLGHEDLGIDSKYKEALGMAVLAHETLSGIPNNVPRATGAMKRVVMGEIAL
- a CDS encoding peroxiredoxin, coding for MVNVGEKAPDFELLDTDLKKRRLSEFLAKGRYVVLAFFPGAFTSVCTKEMCTFRDRMARLNNLDAEVIGISVDSPFAQKAFKEANMLNFTLLSDFNREVIEKYNVVLPDLLGLGLKKLAKRAVFIIDPKGIVVYKWVSEDPRVEPDYDEIERVLERLKKGGSVK
- a CDS encoding 30S ribosomal protein S27ae, which produces MSKEKGKRFRSSLYTIDPSKGTIKPKNKQCPRCGSMMGYYKPGGERWYCGKCHYTEFIRR